In the genome of Hyphomicrobium sp. ghe19, the window GACGTTCGATATCTCGGCGTCGAAGCTCTGGACATTATCCGTCTCTGCTTCGGCTTTAAGGTAATGCAGCATGATCAGACCCCTCCCGCAGCAAGACGAACGGCTTCGTGAATGCGCTGATAGCATCCGCACCGGCAGATGTTCCCCGCCATGGCCTCGACGATTTCGGCGTCAGAGGGCGCGCGATTTTTGGCGAGCAACGAAGCTGCCTGCATGATCTGGCCTGCCTGGCAGAAGCCGCACTGCGGGACGCTGACTTTCCGCCAAGCCTGCTGGACGGCGTGCTCCCCGTCAGGGCTCAAGCCCTCGATCGTCGTGACAGATTTGCCGGCCGCTTCGCCGAGCGTCGTCTGGCACGAGCGGACAGCAACGCCATCGAGATGAACCGTGCATGCGCCGCAGACGCCGGCGCCGCATCCGAATTTCGTGCCCGTCAGATTGAGCATGTCGCGGACATACCAGAGCAGCGGCATGTTGGGATCGCCGCTAAACTCGTGAGCTTCGCCGTTTATTGTGATGGATGACATGTCCATGCTCTCCTTCCAGTTCGTGTGTTCGAATTTCAGACTTCAATTGGTTCCAGCTCGCGACGAACGCGAGCGCGACTTGCATTCAATGTTTCTTCACGGCGCGAGAAGCGTGAATGGCCAGAGGTAAACCTGCGCCATGACAAGCAGTCCGACGAGCGTCGCAAGCGCGAGTGAATGGAAAAACACAAAGCGAAGTATCGATCCTTCGTGCCCGTACCATTTGGTAGCCGTCGAGGCGACTACAATAGATTGCGCATCAATCATCTTGCCCATGACGCCGCCCGCGCTATTTGCCGCTGCCATAAGGACCGGATTGATGCCGAGCTGTTCAGCCGTGATCCGCTGCAGGCCGCCGAACAATACGTTCGACGATGTGTCCGACCCTGTCAGCGCCACACCGAGCCAGCCGATGAGCGTGCCGAAGAACGGATACGCCCATCCTGTGTGGGCGAGCATCAGCCCGAGCGTTGCGTCGCTGCCGGAGTAACGCGTGATGAAGCCGATCGCCATCATGCAGGAGATCGTCAGAAGCGAGTAGCGGACCACGTAGATGGTCTTCGCGTACATCCGCACAAGTTGGCCGAGATTGTATCCCAGGAAGATGCCGGAGATGATCGCCGAAATCAGAATACCCGTTCCCGTGGCGGACAAGATGTTGAGGTTGAAGATCGCGGCTTCGGCGTGCGGCGATTGAACGACGGGCGGCATTTTCTGCACGAGTTCATGCAGACCCATGACCGGAATCTTCTGTATCCAAAGTCCATCGAGCGCGGCGCGGACTTGCGGCGTTCCCCAAAGAAAGACGAAGGCCGCGAGAATGAGCCACGGCGTCCATGCGCGCCGCATGACGGCGAGCGAATGAGAGACGGCCACCGGCGCTGTCGCTTTTTCCGGAACCGGCGCATTCGGAATCTTCGTCATCGGAACGGCCGGGCTCCAGACCCGCAAAAATAGCGCGAGGGCCGCCATCGAAACGAGCGAGGCTACGACGTTGACCAGCCAGGGCCCGTGAAAATTCGATACGAGATACTGCGGTATCGCGAAGGAAACGCCTGCGACGAGGATCGGGGGCCAGACTTCGATCATTTTGCGAAAACCGACGAAGGCCCAGATCAACCAGAACGGAACGATGATCGCAAAGGGCGCGAGCTGGCGGCCAACGGTGGCGCTCAATTCGTAGAGATCGAGTCCCGTGACGGCTGCCAGCGCCACGAGCGGCGTTCCGAGCGCGCCGAATGCGACGGGTGCGGTATTGGCGATCAGCGACAGGCCCGACGCGGCGAGCGGCGGAAAGCCCAAGCCGATCAGCATCGCGGCCGTCACCGCAACGGGCGTTCCAAAGCCGGCGGCGCCTTCGAAGAACGCGCCGAATGAAAACGCGACGAACAGAAGTTGCAGCCGGCGATCGTTGCTTATTGCGCCGATCGATTTTTGCAGGACATCGAACTCGCCTTTTTCGCTCGCGAGGCGATAAAGAAAAATAACATTTAGGATAATCCAGCCGATCGGCAGAAGGCCGAAAGCCGCGCCATAGACAGCGGCCATGCCAGCCATTTTCGCGGGCATTCCATAGGCGAGGATAGCGACCAGCAGGGCCGCGCCAAGACCAAGTAGAGCGGCGACGTGCGCGCGCACTTCGAAGAGCCCGATACTTCCGAGCAGGACGACCACTGGAATGATCGCCACGACTGCGGACAACGCCATATTGGCAAAAGGGTCATATATTTGCGACCACATACGACCCGTGTCCCTCGACATCGCGGTGCTGGACTGCAGCGGTGTTTCTGGTAAATTTTTTATACCAGGGATGGCGAATGGTCAAATCGACGAGCCATATAGCCCGACGGAAATAGACAATGACATCCGCGGCTGCGCCGGTTTAGAAATTGCGCGCAACACCACAGGGATCAGGCAAAATGCTTGCCGTACGTACGCCAAAAATCGCGGACGCAATCGCATCGAAGATCGAGAAGCTCATCCTCGAGGGCGCACTTCGTCCCGGCGAGAAACTTGCGCCGGAGCGCGAGCTCGCGCAAAAGCTCGACGTGTCACGGCCGTCGCTCAGAGAAGGCATCGACAAGCTCGTGCGGCGCGGACTGCTGAAATCTTCGAAGAACGGAACGTTCGTGGCGCAGTTCCTGTCGCCGATCATGGCGCCGCTGGCGAACCTCTATCGCGGCAATCAACAGGCGTTCGCCGATTATTTCGAGTTTCGCCAGTGCGTCGAAG includes:
- a CDS encoding (2Fe-2S)-binding protein — its product is MSSITINGEAHEFSGDPNMPLLWYVRDMLNLTGTKFGCGAGVCGACTVHLDGVAVRSCQTTLGEAAGKSVTTIEGLSPDGEHAVQQAWRKVSVPQCGFCQAGQIMQAASLLAKNRAPSDAEIVEAMAGNICRCGCYQRIHEAVRLAAGGV
- a CDS encoding L-lactate permease; amino-acid sequence: MWSQIYDPFANMALSAVVAIIPVVVLLGSIGLFEVRAHVAALLGLGAALLVAILAYGMPAKMAGMAAVYGAAFGLLPIGWIILNVIFLYRLASEKGEFDVLQKSIGAISNDRRLQLLFVAFSFGAFFEGAAGFGTPVAVTAAMLIGLGFPPLAASGLSLIANTAPVAFGALGTPLVALAAVTGLDLYELSATVGRQLAPFAIIVPFWLIWAFVGFRKMIEVWPPILVAGVSFAIPQYLVSNFHGPWLVNVVASLVSMAALALFLRVWSPAVPMTKIPNAPVPEKATAPVAVSHSLAVMRRAWTPWLILAAFVFLWGTPQVRAALDGLWIQKIPVMGLHELVQKMPPVVQSPHAEAAIFNLNILSATGTGILISAIISGIFLGYNLGQLVRMYAKTIYVVRYSLLTISCMMAIGFITRYSGSDATLGLMLAHTGWAYPFFGTLIGWLGVALTGSDTSSNVLFGGLQRITAEQLGINPVLMAAANSAGGVMGKMIDAQSIVVASTATKWYGHEGSILRFVFFHSLALATLVGLLVMAQVYLWPFTLLAP